The segment ACGGAACGTTTACCTGGACATTAAGCGGGAGCAATTTAACCGTAGTTACGGAAAATGAAACCCTTGACCTGAAACTCACCACCAAGGAAAAAAAGAAACTGGTCGGGGAAGCTACTCAGACAATTACTGAAGAGAATGTAACTTACACGCTCAAGACAGTGATCGAACTCTCCAGGTAATTTCTCACAGGGTGCTTCAGGAAGTATTTATTCCAAATTCTTCAATTGAAAAACTCAATTGAGAATCTCGGTTTATTGGATCAGGCAAACGATCTTCGGATGGTTTGCCTGATTTTATTTTACTTCAGGGAAACGTTCGTAAAGCGGAAAAAAGAAATTGCATTCAAACTGGGCATGTTCATCGCTGTCGGATCCATGCACTGCATTGTCGCGAACATCGTTTCCGTAAAGCTGCCTGATGGTTCCGGCAGCAGCCTTTGAAGGGTCGGTAGAACCGATGAAATTACGGTAGGCTTCCACAGCATCTTCCTTTTCGAGAATGGCCACCACCACCGGGCCGGAAATCATATATTGTACAAGGCCTTCGTAGAATGGTTTCCCTTCGTGCACAGCATAAAAGGCACGGGCCTGTGCCTCTGTCATCTGCAGCATCTTCAGGGCAGTCAACCGAAATCCTGCTTCCGAAATTTTGCCGAGAATGGCTCCTGTATGATTGCTCCGTACCGCA is part of the Bacteroidales bacterium genome and harbors:
- the ndk gene encoding nucleoside-diphosphate kinase; amino-acid sequence: MNGRYTLTIIKPGAVRSNHTGAILGKISEAGFRLTALKMLQMTEAQARAFYAVHEGKPFYEGLVQYMISGPVVVAILEKEDAVEAYRNFIGSTDPSKAAAGTIRQLYGNDVRDNAVHGSDSDEHAQFECNFFFPLYERFPEVK